A region of Periplaneta americana isolate PAMFEO1 chromosome 16, P.americana_PAMFEO1_priV1, whole genome shotgun sequence DNA encodes the following proteins:
- the LOC138716183 gene encoding larval cuticle protein A1A-like, whose translation MAYFKIAVVAALVASCLAEPGYESSPYGSYAGGNGPYGSYAAGSYAAGNAAYALNGGYSHASNLKYSGSGPRYAGALNSGYASNLGYAHPTGLGYSQPSNLGYAHGPAGYNYAADAADHYAPPNYEFNYDVQDGSTNDIKEQSERRVGDKVDGHYSLVEPDGTTRTVHYTADDRNGFNAVVTRSGDAVHPSSAAVAAKAQRNLAAASGYPYGGYSPSASAGLYPHAAKYSGSYLGSAAHPHAAGLNSYAQAPFYSGSPSPSYAYGAPATGYNRGALGAGYRGSFLGSGYAKKAHLNGHGGYY comes from the exons ATGGCTTACTTCAAG ATTGCAGTTGTGGCAGCACTGGTGGCGAGCTGTCTGGCCGAACCTGGCTATGAAAGCTCCCCTTATGGTTCCTACGCTGGCGGCAACGGGCCTTACGGTTCATATGCTGCCGGTTCCTACGCTGCAGGCAACGCTGCTTATGCTCTCAACGGGGGATATTCTCACGCTTCAAATCTGAAGTATTCAGGCTCAGGACCGAGATACGCTGGTGCCCTCAACTCAGGATACGCTTCAAATCTAGGCTACGCTCACCCTACAGGACTGGGCTACTCCCAACCTTCTAATCTGGGATACGCTCATGGGCCTGCGGGTTACAACTACGCCGCCGATGCTGCTGATCATTAT gcTCCACCAAACTATGAATTCAATTACGACGTGCAAGACGGCTCAACCAATGACATCAAGGAACAATCTGAACGACGAGTTGGCGACAAGGTTGACGGCCACTACAGCCTGGTTGAGCCCGACGGCACAACTCGTACAGTCCACTACACCGCTGACGATCGCAACGGGTTCAACGCCGTGGTCACTCGCTCTGGCGACGCAGTCCACCCTTCGTCTGCTGCCGTCGCTGCTAAAGCACAACGGAACCTCGCTGCTGCATCCGGCTACCCCTACGGAGGATACTCTCCTTCCGCCTCTGCCGGCCTCTACCCGCATGCTGCCAAGTACTCCGGCTCCTATCTGGGATCTGCTGCCCACCCTCACGCAGCTGGTCTGAACTCGTATGCGCAGGCGCCCTTCTATTCAGGATCTCCTAGTCCGAGCTACGCTTATGGTGCACCAGCTACAGGTTACAACAGAGGAGCTCTCGGAGCTGGGTACCGCGGGTCCTTCCTAGGGTCTGGGTACGCTAAGAAAGCTCATTTGAACGGCCATGGAGGATATTACTGA